The Streptococcus toyakuensis genome has a window encoding:
- the purF gene encoding amidophosphoribosyltransferase, translated as MTYEVKSLNEECGVFGIWGHPDAAKLTYFGLHSLQHRGQEGAGILSNDQGKLKRHRDMGLLSEVFRNPANLDKLTGTGAIGHVRYATAGEASVDNIQPFLFRFHDMQFGLAHNGNLTNAASLKKELEQRGAIFSATSDSEILAHLIRRSHNPSLMGKIKEALSLVKGGFAYILLFEDKLIAALDPNGFRPLSIGKMANGAVVVSSETCAFEVIGAEWIRDLKPGEIVIIDDKGIQYDSYTDDTQLAICSMEYIYFARPDSNIHGVNVHTARKRMGAQLAREFKHEADIVVGVPNSSLSAAMGFSEESGLPNEMGLIKNQYTQRTFIQPTQELREQGVRMKLSAVSGVVKGKRVVMIDDSIVRGTTSRRIVQLLKEAGATEVHVAIGSPALAYPCFYGIDIQTRQELIAANHTVEETRQIIGADSLTYLSVEGLIESIGIETDAPNGGLCVAYFDGDYPTPLYDYEEDYRRSLEEKTSFYK; from the coding sequence ATGACATACGAAGTAAAATCTCTTAATGAAGAATGCGGTGTTTTCGGTATCTGGGGACATCCAGATGCTGCTAAATTGACCTATTTTGGTCTCCATAGTCTTCAGCACCGTGGTCAAGAGGGGGCAGGAATCCTTTCCAATGACCAAGGGAAATTAAAGCGGCATCGCGATATGGGTCTTCTATCAGAAGTCTTCAGAAACCCTGCTAACTTAGATAAATTGACGGGGACTGGTGCGATTGGGCATGTGCGTTACGCGACTGCTGGCGAAGCTTCTGTAGATAATATCCAGCCTTTCCTTTTTCGTTTTCACGATATGCAGTTTGGTTTGGCTCATAATGGAAATCTGACCAATGCAGCCTCTCTCAAGAAAGAACTAGAACAAAGAGGAGCGATTTTCAGCGCGACTTCGGACTCGGAAATCTTGGCCCACCTCATTCGTCGCAGTCATAATCCTAGCCTGATGGGCAAAATCAAGGAGGCGCTCAGTCTAGTTAAAGGTGGCTTTGCCTATATCTTGCTGTTTGAAGATAAGTTAATTGCTGCTCTTGACCCCAATGGTTTCCGTCCGCTTTCTATCGGGAAAATGGCCAACGGAGCAGTGGTTGTTTCATCTGAAACCTGTGCTTTTGAGGTTATTGGTGCTGAATGGATTCGTGATTTGAAGCCAGGTGAGATTGTGATCATTGATGACAAGGGAATCCAGTATGATAGCTATACAGATGATACCCAGTTAGCAATCTGTTCTATGGAGTATATCTATTTTGCTCGCCCTGATTCTAACATTCATGGTGTCAATGTTCATACGGCACGTAAACGTATGGGTGCTCAATTGGCGCGTGAATTCAAGCATGAGGCGGATATCGTGGTCGGTGTGCCCAATTCTTCCCTCAGCGCGGCTATGGGATTTTCTGAAGAGTCCGGGCTACCAAATGAAATGGGCCTCATCAAGAACCAATACACCCAACGTACCTTTATCCAACCGACTCAAGAATTACGGGAGCAAGGGGTGCGGATGAAACTCTCTGCTGTTTCAGGCGTTGTAAAAGGCAAGCGTGTGGTTATGATTGATGACTCTATTGTACGTGGAACAACCTCTCGTCGGATCGTTCAACTCTTGAAAGAAGCGGGTGCGACTGAGGTTCACGTTGCCATTGGTAGTCCAGCGCTAGCTTATCCATGCTTCTACGGGATTGATATCCAGACCCGTCAGGAGCTGATTGCGGCCAATCATACGGTCGAAGAAACTCGTCAAATCATTGGAGCGGACAGTCTGACATACCTTTCTGTTGAAGGTTTGATTGAGTCGATTGGGATTGAAACAGATGCGCCAAATGGCGGTCTCTGTGTCGCTTACTTTGACGGTGACTACCCAACACCTCTCTATGACTATGAAGAAGATTATCGTAGAAGTTTGGAAGAAAAGACCAGTTTTTACAAATAG